A genome region from Palleronia sp. LCG004 includes the following:
- a CDS encoding sugar transferase, whose translation MSKPDYLIEFSPEHAAAVSVGNVSPVAIRKERGAGVYLRAGKRGLDLLLTLLFVPIVLPTILILALLIARDGASPFYIQKRVGLNGRIFGMWKLRTMVPDAEARLDAYLASSEEVRSEWEIKQKLRHDPRITRFGRILRRTSLDELPQFFNVLRGDMSIVGPRPMMAGQEHLYPGLSYYALRPGLTGPWQVSDRNASSFADRARFDDAYFREISVSKDIRLMASTVDVVLRGTGC comes from the coding sequence ATGTCGAAGCCAGATTATCTTATAGAGTTCAGCCCCGAGCATGCTGCGGCGGTGTCGGTCGGAAACGTCTCTCCGGTCGCGATCCGCAAGGAGCGTGGGGCCGGCGTCTATCTCAGGGCCGGCAAGCGCGGACTCGATCTGTTGCTGACGCTGCTTTTCGTACCGATCGTCCTTCCCACGATCCTGATCCTCGCCCTCCTGATCGCCCGCGACGGAGCCTCTCCCTTCTACATCCAGAAGCGCGTGGGCTTGAACGGTCGCATCTTCGGCATGTGGAAGCTGCGCACGATGGTGCCCGATGCCGAAGCCAGGCTCGATGCCTATCTGGCGAGCTCGGAGGAAGTACGCAGCGAATGGGAAATCAAGCAGAAGCTCCGGCACGATCCGCGCATCACCCGGTTCGGAAGGATCCTGCGCCGCACTTCGCTCGATGAGCTGCCGCAGTTCTTCAATGTGCTGCGTGGGGACATGAGCATCGTGGGGCCGCGCCCGATGATGGCGGGGCAGGAGCATCTCTATCCCGGGCTGAGCTATTACGCGCTGAGACCGGGCCTTACCGGGCCATGGCAGGTCTCCGACCGTAACGCCTCCTCCTTCGCGGATCGCGCGCGCTTCGACGACGCGTATTTCCGCGAGATCTCGGTTTCCAAGGATATTCGTCTTATGGCCTCCACCGTCGACGTCGTGCTGCGCGGGACGGGCTGCTAG
- a CDS encoding ExeA family protein, with protein MALTMDIYTEHFGLRERPFTLVPNPDFLYWSPAHRRAAAVLEYGIITCAPITLVTGEIGSGKTTLLRNLLRTAAEDIGEIRVGLISNPIGGRDELFRWVLMALDQDAPADATYVQLHRQLETYLITQYAEGRRVVLIFDEAQNLDRASLEQVRMLTNINSDDNELVQLILVGQPELRETIMRPDMVQLAQRVSASFFLPALKDGSVAEYIRHRLRIAGAEHEIFTPDSVELIRQATGGVPRLINQLGDFAMLYAFENDTTRVTKETVQDVLNDGMFFAGGHTEPLRLVPSFDDTGSD; from the coding sequence TTGGCCTTGACGATGGACATCTATACCGAGCATTTCGGCCTTCGGGAACGCCCTTTCACATTGGTTCCCAACCCCGATTTCCTCTATTGGTCGCCGGCCCACAGGCGGGCGGCGGCGGTGCTCGAATACGGCATCATCACCTGCGCGCCCATTACCCTCGTCACAGGCGAGATCGGGTCGGGAAAGACGACGCTGCTGCGCAATCTGCTCAGAACCGCTGCCGAGGACATCGGCGAGATCCGGGTAGGGCTCATCTCGAACCCGATCGGCGGGCGCGACGAGCTCTTCCGCTGGGTGCTCATGGCGCTGGACCAGGACGCACCCGCCGATGCGACCTACGTTCAGCTCCACCGCCAGCTCGAGACCTATCTCATCACGCAATACGCCGAGGGCCGACGGGTCGTGCTGATCTTCGACGAGGCACAGAATCTCGATCGCGCCTCGCTCGAACAGGTGCGGATGCTCACCAACATCAATTCCGACGACAACGAGCTCGTTCAGCTCATTCTCGTGGGCCAGCCCGAACTGCGCGAGACCATCATGCGTCCCGACATGGTCCAGCTGGCCCAGAGGGTTTCGGCGAGTTTCTTCCTGCCGGCGCTGAAGGACGGGTCGGTGGCGGAATACATCCGGCACAGACTGCGTATCGCAGGAGCCGAACACGAGATCTTCACGCCTGATAGCGTGGAATTGATCCGCCAAGCCACGGGCGGCGTGCCACGGCTCATCAACCAACTGGGCGATTTCGCGATGCTTTACGCCTTCGAGAATGATACGACGCGCGTCACGAAGGAGACGGTGCAGGACGTGCTCAATGACGGCATGTTCTTCGCCGGCGGCCATACCGAGCCGTTGCGGCTGGTGCCGTCCTTCGACGATACGGGTTCCGACTGA
- a CDS encoding GumC family protein yields the protein MDLRFYLGLFLRRLPLLIAFAVVGAVLGVVVALSQQPVYSAQATLIVESEQIPENLASSTVQASQNEMLQIIQQRILSRDVLLELANRLNIYAGVEDAASMTADEKVSDLRQRISIRTRGGGSPTEAMIVTVSFDATTPQITAQVVNDIVTQILQQNVRMRTSVATQTLDFFTQEVDRLEQQLSAVSERILDFQESNLQALPDSLEFRRSQQAALQERLLQLERDGNALRERRRQLVTLFEETGRVGFAQQQGGNMSPQEARLAELRDEYAQLAGVLSDTNPRLNLLRSRISAIEGSMPAAGSSQSEGSGGTAPTLYDIQIADIDTQIENVEEQSTAIENQMENLSATIQATPGNAVTLNSLEREYENLQAQYNQAVTNRARADMGNTIESLSKGQRISVIEQATRPSSPSSPNRPFIATAGLGAGLAAGIALIVLMEILNSAIRRPQDLQNALGIDTLATIPYIQTREEVRTRRMRLAVLTALLVVGIPALLWFVDRNITSLQPVFENVAERVRDTLNL from the coding sequence ATGGATCTCAGGTTCTATTTAGGATTGTTCCTTCGGCGGCTGCCGTTGCTCATCGCCTTCGCGGTCGTGGGGGCGGTACTGGGCGTGGTCGTGGCGCTCTCGCAGCAGCCCGTCTACAGCGCCCAGGCAACGCTGATCGTGGAATCCGAGCAGATCCCCGAGAATCTCGCCTCCTCCACCGTTCAGGCCAGCCAGAACGAGATGCTGCAGATCATCCAGCAGCGGATTCTGTCGCGTGACGTGCTTCTGGAGCTCGCGAACCGGCTGAACATCTATGCAGGCGTCGAGGATGCCGCCTCGATGACCGCCGACGAGAAGGTAAGCGATCTGCGCCAGCGCATCTCGATCCGCACCCGCGGGGGCGGCTCTCCCACGGAGGCGATGATCGTTACGGTAAGCTTCGATGCCACTACGCCGCAGATCACCGCGCAGGTCGTCAACGATATCGTGACCCAGATCCTGCAGCAGAACGTGCGGATGCGCACCTCGGTGGCGACGCAGACGCTCGACTTCTTCACGCAGGAGGTCGACAGGCTCGAACAACAGCTCTCGGCCGTGAGCGAGCGCATTCTGGACTTCCAAGAAAGCAATCTTCAGGCACTGCCTGATTCTCTCGAATTCCGTCGCTCCCAGCAGGCGGCCCTGCAGGAGCGTCTTCTCCAACTCGAACGCGACGGCAATGCCCTGCGCGAACGACGCCGGCAGCTCGTCACCCTCTTCGAGGAAACGGGCCGGGTCGGCTTCGCCCAGCAGCAGGGCGGCAACATGAGCCCACAGGAAGCGCGGCTGGCCGAGCTTCGCGACGAATACGCCCAGCTGGCGGGTGTGCTGTCCGATACCAATCCACGCCTCAACTTGCTGCGCAGCCGCATCTCGGCGATCGAGGGATCGATGCCCGCTGCGGGTTCCTCGCAATCCGAAGGCAGCGGCGGGACCGCGCCCACGCTCTACGACATCCAGATCGCCGATATCGACACCCAGATCGAGAACGTGGAAGAGCAATCCACAGCGATCGAGAACCAGATGGAGAATCTGTCCGCGACGATCCAGGCCACGCCCGGCAATGCCGTGACGCTGAACTCGCTCGAACGCGAATACGAGAACCTTCAGGCGCAGTACAACCAAGCCGTCACGAACCGTGCCCGGGCCGACATGGGCAACACGATCGAGTCGCTCTCAAAGGGCCAGCGGATCAGCGTGATCGAGCAGGCCACCCGTCCGTCTTCACCCTCGAGCCCGAACCGGCCGTTCATCGCGACCGCGGGGCTCGGTGCGGGGCTCGCGGCGGGAATCGCACTGATCGTGCTCATGGAGATCCTCAATTCGGCGATCCGTCGCCCGCAGGATCTTCAGAACGCTCTCGGTATCGATACGCTCGCCACCATTCCCTACATCCAGACCCGGGAAGAGGTCAGGACCCGCCGCATGCGTCTCGCCGTGCTGACAGCCCTGCTCGTGGTGGGGATCCCCGCCCTCCTGTGGTTCGTGGACCGCAACATCACCTCCCTGCAACCGGTCTTCGAGAATGTGGCCGAGCGCGTCCGGGATACGCTCAACCTCTGA
- a CDS encoding CpsD/CapB family tyrosine-protein kinase, protein MTTERLQAAIAKARAKRDTTGRIADPSPADPDHVAASPSQAAQTSDAGRWNDLRAAEIDAETLIRNRVLSVGSNRDSTPFDILRTRILQRMRENGWRRIAITSPTPRCGKSTLALNLAFGMSRQPDRKIVSIETDMRRPSHETLLGIDPANRSVARFFDSRSSFADTAILALPNLAFATNSSTEAQASDVLLGSAVGPLLAQFDKDYAPDVTIFDTPPLLANDDAMAFLTHVDCALIIAAAGETTAKEIDQCERLIAQETQVMGVVLNKSRQGGSTAAYDYY, encoded by the coding sequence ATGACGACCGAACGACTCCAGGCCGCGATCGCCAAGGCGCGGGCGAAGCGGGATACGACGGGGCGCATCGCCGACCCCTCTCCCGCCGATCCGGATCATGTGGCTGCGTCCCCTTCGCAAGCCGCGCAGACCTCCGATGCAGGAAGATGGAACGATCTGCGTGCCGCCGAGATCGACGCCGAGACGCTGATCCGCAATCGGGTCCTGTCGGTCGGCTCGAACCGCGATTCCACGCCTTTCGACATCCTGCGGACCAGGATCCTGCAGCGCATGCGCGAAAACGGCTGGCGACGGATCGCCATCACCTCTCCCACACCCCGATGTGGCAAGAGCACGCTGGCGCTGAACCTCGCCTTCGGCATGTCGCGCCAACCCGATCGCAAGATCGTGTCGATCGAGACCGATATGCGCCGCCCCAGTCATGAGACGCTGCTGGGCATCGATCCCGCCAACCGTTCGGTCGCTCGGTTCTTCGATTCCCGGAGCAGCTTTGCCGATACCGCAATCCTCGCCCTTCCGAACCTTGCCTTCGCGACCAATTCTTCCACGGAGGCGCAAGCTTCGGACGTGCTGCTCGGCAGCGCGGTGGGTCCGCTCCTCGCGCAGTTCGACAAGGACTACGCGCCGGACGTCACGATCTTCGATACGCCACCGCTTCTTGCCAACGACGATGCGATGGCTTTTCTCACCCATGTGGATTGTGCGCTGATCATCGCTGCGGCAGGCGAGACGACGGCCAAGGAAATCGATCAATGCGAGCGCCTGATCGCCCAAGAGACTCAAGTCATGGGCGTGGTGCTCAACAAGAGCCGCCAAGGCGGATCGACGGCCGCTTACGACTATTATTGA
- a CDS encoding VPLPA-CTERM sorting domain-containing protein, with the protein MRKIQTMIAAAALAAIPAVSQAVTVVTNINDGPAINNVSEMPFAFSGFTRSGEPGGTYTFNFFNDLDTPVLFGTTAFAGPNIVEGVTLSFNDDMAIDIPANSEASVDPIFAAGESFSLTFDYGSTGERPLGRFGFAVNVAAVPLPAGALLLTTALGGGLAFARRRKAKAEMV; encoded by the coding sequence ATGCGTAAAATCCAGACCATGATTGCAGCGGCAGCGCTCGCAGCAATCCCCGCCGTCTCCCAAGCCGTGACCGTCGTGACGAACATCAACGACGGCCCGGCGATCAACAACGTTTCCGAAATGCCGTTCGCGTTCAGCGGGTTCACCCGTTCGGGCGAGCCGGGCGGTACCTATACGTTCAACTTCTTCAACGACCTCGACACGCCCGTTCTGTTCGGCACGACCGCCTTTGCCGGTCCGAACATCGTCGAAGGCGTTACCCTGAGCTTCAACGACGATATGGCGATCGACATTCCCGCCAATTCCGAAGCTTCCGTCGATCCGATCTTCGCGGCAGGCGAATCCTTCTCGCTTACCTTCGATTATGGCTCGACCGGTGAAAGGCCGCTTGGCCGCTTCGGATTTGCCGTCAACGTGGCCGCTGTTCCGCTTCCGGCCGGCGCACTTCTTCTGACGACCGCGCTCGGTGGTGGCCTCGCATTCGCGCGTCGCCGCAAGGCGAAGGCCGAAATGGTCTGA
- the repA gene encoding plasmid partitioning protein RepA, producing MTGISGSSTLETHAALIADELVQHRDRLLEPAKARMLRPFPLKEACHWIGVSQNALRHILRTNADLPQGTMLRGTRRHFTASEIHAIRDRLIDQGKLDSRHVTRRQEGEAPAIISAINLKGGVGKSTSTQHLSQALAMRGYRTLAIDLDPQASLTQLFGIIPEREPDMATLYHAIRYPEDGVSESRPIEIGDVVRPTHIPRLDLIPSSMQIMEFEHETAANDQRQAPFFLRVEEALAPIRDDYDVILFDCPPQMSFAVMASLFTSTSLLVTVTASFVDVMSLGTFLGMTGEMMGVIERRKGQRPYDWIKYLITRYNPTDQPSVQVAGYLRSILETAVMTNEFYLSTAIADAATTSESIVEVDPSNFHRQTYQRAWDAVDRVTGELEGLIHASWGRADHGA from the coding sequence ATGACCGGGATCAGCGGATCGAGCACGCTCGAGACCCATGCGGCGCTCATCGCCGACGAACTCGTGCAGCATCGCGACAGGCTGCTCGAACCGGCGAAGGCGCGGATGCTGCGCCCCTTCCCGCTCAAGGAGGCCTGCCATTGGATCGGGGTGAGCCAGAACGCCCTGCGCCATATCCTGCGTACTAATGCGGACCTGCCGCAGGGCACGATGCTGAGAGGCACGCGGCGCCATTTCACCGCCTCCGAGATCCACGCCATCCGCGACCGGCTGATCGATCAGGGCAAGCTCGATTCCCGCCACGTCACCCGCCGACAGGAAGGCGAAGCCCCCGCAATCATCTCCGCAATCAACCTCAAGGGCGGCGTCGGCAAGTCCACTTCGACCCAGCATCTGAGCCAAGCGCTCGCCATGCGCGGCTACCGCACGCTCGCCATTGATCTCGACCCGCAGGCGAGCCTCACGCAGCTTTTCGGGATCATCCCCGAACGCGAACCCGACATGGCAACGCTCTATCATGCGATCCGCTATCCCGAAGACGGCGTGTCCGAGAGCCGACCGATCGAGATCGGCGACGTCGTGCGACCCACGCATATCCCGCGGCTCGACCTCATTCCGTCAAGCATGCAGATCATGGAATTCGAGCACGAGACCGCGGCCAACGACCAGCGCCAGGCCCCGTTCTTCCTGCGCGTCGAAGAAGCGCTTGCCCCAATCCGCGACGATTACGACGTGATCCTTTTCGACTGCCCGCCGCAGATGTCCTTCGCAGTCATGGCCTCTCTCTTCACTTCGACCTCGCTTCTGGTGACGGTCACCGCTTCCTTCGTCGACGTCATGAGCCTTGGCACATTCCTCGGCATGACGGGCGAGATGATGGGCGTGATCGAACGGCGGAAGGGACAGCGACCCTATGACTGGATCAAGTATCTCATCACCCGTTACAATCCGACCGACCAGCCGTCGGTGCAGGTGGCGGGCTATCTGCGGTCGATCCTCGAGACCGCGGTCATGACGAACGAGTTCTACCTCTCGACAGCCATCGCAGATGCCGCGACCACGTCCGAATCCATCGTCGAGGTCGATCCGTCGAACTTCCACCGACAGACCTATCAGCGGGCCTGGGACGCCGTAGATCGCGTCACGGGCGAACTCGAAGGCCTCATACACGCATCCTGGGGGAGAGCAGATCATGGCGCGTAA
- the repB gene encoding plasmid partitioning protein RepB → MARKGLLSAGMSRALAGEADGAPKSSSPNVRRFRETFDELRNQSIQEVETDRIGQSRFADRFDASADIAGLVSSIREAGQQIPVLLRATPEGEHEFEPVYGRRRIAACRELGIPVRALVGQLDDEEAIVAQGLENNERLETSFIEKAVFVQQLRASGLRPTMIDETLGIPRTEISRMGAVLRDVPDALVDAIGPAHGVGRRQWVQIADLCTRADAGRRKTAIRATEGVAGSAERFAAALAALQLKAERAPPPAPQALAQGRVTLLRRGGSLTFTTASKEDRAFLDWLAEEGDTLFDRWTKTPRV, encoded by the coding sequence ATGGCGCGTAAGGGACTCCTCTCGGCGGGGATGAGCCGTGCACTCGCGGGCGAAGCCGACGGTGCGCCGAAATCCTCAAGCCCCAATGTCCGCCGCTTCCGCGAGACCTTCGACGAGCTCCGCAACCAATCTATCCAGGAGGTCGAGACCGATCGGATCGGCCAATCCCGCTTCGCCGACCGTTTCGACGCCAGTGCCGATATCGCGGGGCTCGTCTCCTCGATTCGCGAGGCGGGACAGCAGATTCCGGTCCTGCTGCGCGCGACACCGGAGGGCGAGCACGAGTTCGAGCCGGTCTACGGGCGTCGGCGCATCGCAGCTTGCCGTGAATTGGGCATCCCCGTCCGCGCGCTGGTTGGCCAGCTCGACGACGAGGAAGCGATTGTGGCCCAAGGCCTCGAAAACAACGAACGCCTTGAGACGAGCTTCATCGAAAAGGCGGTCTTCGTTCAGCAGCTCCGCGCTTCGGGCCTACGCCCTACGATGATCGACGAGACGCTTGGCATTCCGCGCACCGAGATCAGCCGCATGGGCGCAGTGCTACGCGATGTGCCGGATGCGCTCGTCGACGCGATCGGACCCGCCCATGGCGTGGGGCGGCGACAATGGGTGCAGATAGCCGATCTCTGTACGCGGGCGGATGCCGGACGACGCAAAACAGCGATCCGGGCGACCGAAGGCGTCGCGGGATCGGCCGAACGTTTTGCCGCGGCACTTGCCGCGCTCCAACTCAAGGCCGAACGTGCCCCGCCCCCTGCCCCTCAAGCGCTTGCGCAAGGCCGTGTGACGCTACTTCGACGTGGCGGATCGCTGACTTTCACTACCGCATCGAAAGAGGATCGAGCCTTCCTCGACTGGCTCGCGGAAGAGGGCGACACGCTCTTCGATCGCTGGACCAAGACTCCACGAGTCTGA
- a CDS encoding AAA family ATPase has product MPPALPPYFGLDPDAALAALPAETAIESFVGIARAAASGRQDLIRHTAASFLIKDDLRLFSTWEITRYLIPIAQGHFRRVLKQNPALPQGRSDTPGGARWFTLEEVMQLKAHFGEEGSKAKEYLPYRPAGMQARICTLANLVASTGKTTNVAHLAMSAALDGYKVLTIDLDPQGGLGVILGRRAENEWQTVLPLLAKHYAQHLRSENQRRLDRGDPPVPLDDMLDRALGTSGSDLVQPTRWPNLDHIGAHLDLARAELQIPAWQMQGRSWKPWNALKEMLASEGLLDAYDVVLIDTGPSLGTLTIGGVAAADILFVPLGATLDDFDATTRFLKALHATFRMIEDSENQAARALGREETRFFWDAVRLLVTRYDEATQAENAALMQASLGSALVPRRQALTPLIGQGEGRVRAVYEADYRNFNREIYSRARESFDATYATFKQLLIGTWRRAIEATGPE; this is encoded by the coding sequence ATGCCCCCTGCCCTGCCACCGTATTTCGGTCTCGACCCTGATGCCGCTCTCGCTGCACTCCCCGCCGAAACAGCGATCGAAAGCTTCGTCGGAATCGCCCGGGCCGCCGCGTCCGGGCGCCAAGATCTCATCCGGCACACTGCAGCTTCCTTCCTGATCAAAGACGATCTGCGGCTTTTCTCGACATGGGAGATCACCCGTTATCTCATCCCGATCGCCCAGGGCCATTTCCGTCGCGTGCTGAAGCAGAACCCCGCCTTGCCCCAGGGCCGGTCCGACACTCCGGGTGGTGCAAGGTGGTTCACCCTCGAGGAGGTCATGCAGCTCAAGGCTCACTTCGGAGAAGAGGGATCGAAGGCCAAGGAATACCTGCCCTATCGCCCGGCGGGGATGCAGGCCCGGATCTGCACGCTCGCCAATCTCGTCGCGAGTACCGGCAAGACCACTAACGTCGCGCATCTCGCAATGTCGGCAGCGCTCGACGGCTACAAGGTGCTCACGATCGACCTTGACCCTCAAGGCGGGCTCGGCGTGATCCTTGGGCGTCGAGCCGAGAATGAATGGCAGACGGTACTGCCCCTCCTCGCAAAGCACTATGCGCAGCATCTGCGATCCGAGAACCAGCGCAGGCTTGACCGCGGCGACCCACCCGTCCCGCTCGACGATATGCTCGATCGCGCGCTCGGAACCAGCGGCTCCGATCTTGTGCAGCCGACACGTTGGCCGAACTTGGATCATATCGGCGCGCATCTCGATCTCGCCCGGGCCGAGTTGCAGATCCCTGCCTGGCAGATGCAAGGACGTAGCTGGAAGCCCTGGAACGCGCTCAAGGAGATGCTCGCCTCGGAGGGGCTGCTCGATGCCTATGACGTCGTACTGATCGATACTGGACCCAGTCTCGGGACGCTGACGATCGGAGGAGTCGCAGCGGCCGATATCCTGTTTGTCCCCCTCGGGGCGACGCTGGACGATTTTGACGCGACGACACGGTTCCTCAAGGCGCTCCACGCTACGTTCCGAATGATTGAAGACAGCGAGAACCAGGCTGCCCGTGCGCTTGGTCGGGAGGAGACGCGATTCTTCTGGGATGCGGTTCGCCTCCTCGTCACCCGCTACGACGAGGCCACACAAGCCGAGAATGCCGCGCTCATGCAAGCAAGCCTCGGGTCCGCGCTTGTCCCGAGGCGGCAGGCACTGACACCGCTCATCGGTCAGGGTGAAGGGCGTGTCAGGGCCGTCTACGAGGCGGATTACCGCAACTTTAACCGAGAGATCTACAGCCGCGCCCGGGAATCCTTCGACGCAACTTATGCGACCTTCAAGCAGCTTCTCATCGGAACCTGGCGACGCGCAATCGAAGCAACGGGCCCGGAATGA
- a CDS encoding replication initiator protein A → MTLSKAGGPPGDFFLCDVFGARPKNDLGTMEHPIFSLATKPDRRILSYTHNGTDVTVTPSVRGRATIHDKDILIYCVSQLMAAINAGRAVSRHLRLRAHDLLMATNRDTSGDSYARLVQAFERLAGTRITTNIETGGQETTAGFGLIESWEIVRKARGGRMVSVSVTLSEWLYRAVLSKSVLTLSRDYFRLRKPLERRIYELARKHCGRQPDWQVGVGVLHLKAGSTAPIRVFRAALRRIIAEDHLPDYTLEELPGDRLRVRPRRAGPAPGTGPAPMSGDTLEAARAILPGRDVHALEAEWRAWWEASGRERLAAPERAFLGWCRTKAARDKG, encoded by the coding sequence ATGACCCTTTCCAAGGCCGGAGGCCCTCCCGGCGACTTCTTTCTGTGCGACGTCTTCGGCGCGCGCCCGAAGAATGATCTGGGCACGATGGAGCATCCCATATTCTCGCTTGCGACGAAGCCCGATCGGCGAATCCTGAGCTACACCCACAACGGCACGGATGTGACGGTGACACCTTCGGTGCGCGGCCGCGCCACGATCCATGACAAGGACATCCTCATCTATTGCGTGAGCCAACTCATGGCCGCGATCAATGCGGGCCGCGCCGTGTCGCGGCATCTCAGGCTTCGTGCTCACGATCTGCTGATGGCCACGAACCGCGATACGTCGGGTGACAGCTATGCCCGTCTCGTCCAGGCCTTCGAGAGGCTCGCGGGCACCCGCATCACCACCAATATCGAGACCGGAGGTCAGGAGACGACGGCGGGTTTCGGTCTCATCGAGAGCTGGGAGATCGTGCGCAAGGCGCGGGGCGGGCGCATGGTCTCGGTCAGCGTGACGCTCAGCGAATGGCTCTATCGCGCGGTCCTGTCGAAATCCGTGCTGACGCTCAGCCGCGACTACTTCCGTCTGAGAAAACCGCTCGAACGCCGGATCTACGAACTTGCGCGCAAGCATTGTGGACGCCAGCCCGACTGGCAGGTGGGGGTGGGCGTTCTGCACCTGAAGGCCGGATCGACCGCGCCGATCCGGGTCTTCCGCGCGGCGCTCAGACGCATCATCGCCGAGGACCATCTGCCCGACTACACGCTCGAGGAATTGCCGGGCGACCGGCTGCGCGTGCGTCCGCGCCGCGCGGGTCCCGCCCCCGGCACCGGCCCCGCGCCCATGTCCGGCGACACGCTCGAGGCTGCGCGTGCGATCTTGCCCGGCCGCGACGTCCATGCGCTCGAGGCGGAATGGCGCGCCTGGTGGGAGGCATCGGGCCGCGAGAGGCTCGCTGCACCCGAACGCGCGTTTCTGGGCTGGTGCCGGACCAAGGCGGCGCGCGATAAGGGATGA
- a CDS encoding NAD-dependent epimerase/dehydratase family protein encodes MRPKALVTGSAGFIGLHLVRRLLAQGYEVTGLDAMTDYYDVALKRRRHAMLLQDPGFRAVEARVETPGLLDGLMEETRPDIIVHLAAQAGVRYSLENPRSYLESNVAGTFEILEAARAHPPRHMLLASTSSAYGANVDMPYVETDRADHQMSFYAATKKATEAMAHSYAHLYGLPTTMFRFFTVYGPWGRPDMALFKFVEAILAGRPIDVYNHGRMARDFTYVEDLVEAVVRLIDTAPERPGEDGPPEGDSLSPVAPFRVVNIGNSRAIPLGDFIDAIEAATGRRAIRNPVEMQPGDVPATWADAGLLRRLTGYAPETDLKTGIAAFVEWYRDYYRQ; translated from the coding sequence ATGCGACCCAAGGCCCTCGTCACCGGATCGGCCGGCTTCATCGGCCTGCATCTCGTCCGGAGGCTCCTCGCCCAAGGGTACGAGGTGACGGGGCTCGACGCGATGACGGATTACTACGACGTCGCGCTCAAACGCCGCCGTCACGCCATGCTGCTGCAGGATCCGGGCTTTCGCGCGGTCGAGGCCCGCGTCGAGACGCCGGGCCTTCTCGACGGACTGATGGAGGAGACGCGGCCGGACATCATCGTCCATCTCGCGGCCCAGGCGGGCGTGCGCTACTCGCTCGAGAATCCGCGCTCCTATCTCGAGAGCAATGTCGCGGGCACGTTCGAGATACTGGAGGCCGCACGCGCCCACCCGCCCCGTCACATGCTGCTGGCCTCGACGAGTTCGGCCTACGGTGCCAATGTCGACATGCCATACGTCGAGACCGACCGCGCCGACCATCAGATGTCGTTCTATGCCGCCACCAAGAAGGCGACCGAGGCGATGGCCCATTCCTACGCGCATCTGTACGGCCTGCCCACGACCATGTTCCGGTTCTTCACCGTCTACGGGCCCTGGGGCCGTCCCGACATGGCGCTCTTCAAGTTCGTGGAAGCGATCCTCGCGGGGCGTCCCATCGACGTCTACAATCATGGCCGAATGGCGCGCGACTTCACCTATGTCGAGGATCTCGTCGAGGCGGTCGTCCGGCTGATCGACACCGCGCCCGAGCGTCCCGGAGAAGATGGTCCACCCGAAGGCGACAGCCTCTCTCCCGTGGCACCGTTCCGCGTAGTCAATATCGGCAATTCGCGCGCGATCCCCCTGGGCGATTTCATCGATGCGATCGAGGCGGCGACGGGACGTCGCGCGATCCGCAACCCCGTCGAGATGCAGCCGGGCGACGTGCCCGCCACCTGGGCGGATGCGGGTCTCCTGCGCCGGCTCACGGGATACGCGCCCGAGACCGATCTCAAGACCGGGATCGCGGCCTTCGTCGAGTGGTACCGCGATTATTATCGGCAATGA